A single Vanacampus margaritifer isolate UIUO_Vmar chromosome 14, RoL_Vmar_1.0, whole genome shotgun sequence DNA region contains:
- the LOC144034012 gene encoding uncharacterized protein LOC144034012 isoform X1: MEVLTGDDDVDGEMQVLTPDDVAKPDRDVGDEVENLQNSLRQAVRDDNIRPKMQCLVMDTSFSMVAMQGEDSGIAWETTPSRCSTSWAPEAEEPTKESGPPAGRIFFVMDEELMSRRKKTKAAGQKEERRGNISERPDLVGLTPLHMKDKGDEETHGVPCQDKEQRLFSLVSEGSEIFNIVVPPKMATVEEEDSKGMVDNLSYLEECSASKADGKEEETRDQLFERDYEPRADASAGSVAQVDPTSLVSSSVTDPPGAPVARPPGMEAVCNVDYFEAFSLIDDHAPGSPTLVPPQLGLPNHRTVTEKPVQAEDISTCEEHEKPDGNCPGALTSEVLEEFFYSGTDDNLMRSHLDREEALGEAKLSPPLSKLNGSTLFGNEEDVLTPVFLPEGPPKIVDPILLEEPKAMAFLYDDLYEEATGSRKREEDTESAASEKSFHSRHSDREARGYLEKYVLIDETPVVEVQPVPEDGLPLLSQGFADFPPTSPEVEMPNSEEEITDFFRSSASSSPCDIKAFVVSQEDNNSPSTMECVDTEIPEVPIPIFETSSEPDWEEMDVDDITSEDINALVNFNQQTWLQDSEVVKPCPPPRRKTRSPLKERLALAPLIPAEEGHTGKEQQEEEQQEEEKEAEVLVKTSNEEDGDQEVQFPSDDPQMGNTSTNKVEKPIEEEDIEVLTQTQPEATESKKVHPENYLTTLPIKPAKTTCRIL, encoded by the exons ATGGAGGTTTTGACAGGGGACGACGATGTTGACGGCGAGATGCAAGTTCTGACACCCGATGACGTTGCCAAGCCGGACCGGGATGTTGGCGATGAAGTGGAAAACCTTCAAAACAG TTTACGCCAAGCTGTCCGTGATGACAACATTCGTCCAAAGATGCAGTGTTTGGTCATGGACACCTCCTTCTCCATGGTGGCCATGCAAGGTGAGGACAGCGGGATCGCCTGGGAGACCACCCCGAGTCGCTGCTCCACGTCCTGGGCACCCGAAGCTGAGGAACCCACCAAAGAATCTGGCCCTCCAGCAGGAAGGATCTTCTTCGTTATGGATGAGGAGTTGATGTCAAGGCGGAAGAAAACTAAAGCAGCAGGACAAAAGGAAGAGAGACGTGGCAACATCTCGGAAAGGCCAGACTTAGTGGGCCTCACCCCGCTACATATGAAAGATAAGGGCGATGAAGAAACTCATGGGGTGCCTTGTCAAGATAAGGAGCAAAGACTATTTAGTTTGGTGTCAGAAGGCTCAGAAATCTTCAACATTGTTGTTCCTCCGAAGATGGCGACCGTGGAGGAAGAGGACAGCAAGGGGATGGTGGACAACCTGTCCTATCTGGAGGAGTGCTCTGCTTCTAAAGCTGACGGCAAAGAAGAAGAGACCCGTGATCAGTTGTTTGAGAGGGACTACGAGCCGAGGGCAGATGCTTCAGCGGGATCAGTCGCACAAGTCGATCCTACATCACTGGTCAGTTCAAGTGTCACAGATCCACCGGGAGCTCCCGTGGCGAGGCCACCAGGAATGGAAGCCGTTTGTAATGTGGACTACTTTGAAGCATTCTCTTTGATTGATGACCACGCCCCAGGAAGTCCCACACTGGTCCCACCTCAGCTTGGACTTCCTAACCACAGGACTGTCACAGAGAAACCAGTGCAGGCAGAAGACATTTCAACATGTGAAGAACACGAAAAACCAGATGGCAATTGTCCAGGGGCACTGACCAGCGAGGTTCTAGAGGAATTCTTCTACAGCGGTACTGATGACAACCTCATGAGAAGCCACCTGGATCGGGAGGAAGCGCTTGGAGAAGCCAAGCTCTCGCCGCCTCTTTCTAAACTCAACGGATCGACTTTGTTTGGAAATGAAGAGGATGTCTTGACTCCGGTCTTTCTACCTGAAGGGCCACCCAAGATTGTCGACCCGATTTTGTTAGAGGAACCCAAAGCTATGGCTTTCCTGTACGACGACCTGTATGAGGAGGCAACTGGAAGTCGGAAAAGGGAAGAAGACACAGAGAGTGCGGCATCAGAAAAGTCGTTCCACAGCAGACATTCAGATCGGGAAGCCAGGGGCTACCTGGAGAAGTATGTCCTCATAGATGAGACACCTGTGGTGGAGGTGCAACCAGTTCCCGAGGACGGGCTTCCACTTTTATCCCAAGGATTTGCTGATTTCCCCCCCACGTCCCCCGAGGTAGAAATGCCAAACTCGGAGGAGGAAATTACGGATTTCTTCAGATCAAGTGCCAGTTCTTCTCCATGTGACATCAAGGCTTTTGTTGTTTCACAAGAAGACAACAACAGCCCGTCAACTATGGAATGTGTAGACACCGAAATCCCAGAAGTTCCCATTCCCATATTTGAGACTTCCTCTGAGCCTGACTGGGAAGAGATGGAtgttgatgacatcacttcAGAGGACATCAATGCTCTGGTGAATTTCAATCAACAGACGTGGCTGCAAGACTCTGAAGTGGTAAAACCATGTCCTCCACCTAGGAGAAAAACTAGATCCCCCCTGAAGGAGCGTCTGGCCCTCGCACCTCTGATCCCGGCAGAGGAAGGCCATACTGGGAAAgaacagcaagaagaagaacagcaAGAGGAAGAGAAAGAGGCAGAGGTACTTGTCAAGACTAGCAATGAGGAGGACGGAGATCAGGAAGTCCAGTTTCCTTCCGACGATCCTCAGATGGGCAACACATCCACCAACAAAGTTGAGAAACCAATTGAGGAAGAGGACATTGAAGTTTTGACACAAACACAACCTGAAGCAACAGAGTCTAAAAAGGTTCATCCCGAGAATTATTTGACGACTTTGCCAATCAAGCCAGCAAAAACAACTTGTAGAATTCTTTAG
- the LOC144034012 gene encoding uncharacterized protein LOC144034012 isoform X2 translates to MQVLTPDDVAKPDRDVGDEVENLQNSLRQAVRDDNIRPKMQCLVMDTSFSMVAMQGEDSGIAWETTPSRCSTSWAPEAEEPTKESGPPAGRIFFVMDEELMSRRKKTKAAGQKEERRGNISERPDLVGLTPLHMKDKGDEETHGVPCQDKEQRLFSLVSEGSEIFNIVVPPKMATVEEEDSKGMVDNLSYLEECSASKADGKEEETRDQLFERDYEPRADASAGSVAQVDPTSLVSSSVTDPPGAPVARPPGMEAVCNVDYFEAFSLIDDHAPGSPTLVPPQLGLPNHRTVTEKPVQAEDISTCEEHEKPDGNCPGALTSEVLEEFFYSGTDDNLMRSHLDREEALGEAKLSPPLSKLNGSTLFGNEEDVLTPVFLPEGPPKIVDPILLEEPKAMAFLYDDLYEEATGSRKREEDTESAASEKSFHSRHSDREARGYLEKYVLIDETPVVEVQPVPEDGLPLLSQGFADFPPTSPEVEMPNSEEEITDFFRSSASSSPCDIKAFVVSQEDNNSPSTMECVDTEIPEVPIPIFETSSEPDWEEMDVDDITSEDINALVNFNQQTWLQDSEVVKPCPPPRRKTRSPLKERLALAPLIPAEEGHTGKEQQEEEQQEEEKEAEVLVKTSNEEDGDQEVQFPSDDPQMGNTSTNKVEKPIEEEDIEVLTQTQPEATESKKVHPENYLTTLPIKPAKTTCRIL, encoded by the exons ATGCAAGTTCTGACACCCGATGACGTTGCCAAGCCGGACCGGGATGTTGGCGATGAAGTGGAAAACCTTCAAAACAG TTTACGCCAAGCTGTCCGTGATGACAACATTCGTCCAAAGATGCAGTGTTTGGTCATGGACACCTCCTTCTCCATGGTGGCCATGCAAGGTGAGGACAGCGGGATCGCCTGGGAGACCACCCCGAGTCGCTGCTCCACGTCCTGGGCACCCGAAGCTGAGGAACCCACCAAAGAATCTGGCCCTCCAGCAGGAAGGATCTTCTTCGTTATGGATGAGGAGTTGATGTCAAGGCGGAAGAAAACTAAAGCAGCAGGACAAAAGGAAGAGAGACGTGGCAACATCTCGGAAAGGCCAGACTTAGTGGGCCTCACCCCGCTACATATGAAAGATAAGGGCGATGAAGAAACTCATGGGGTGCCTTGTCAAGATAAGGAGCAAAGACTATTTAGTTTGGTGTCAGAAGGCTCAGAAATCTTCAACATTGTTGTTCCTCCGAAGATGGCGACCGTGGAGGAAGAGGACAGCAAGGGGATGGTGGACAACCTGTCCTATCTGGAGGAGTGCTCTGCTTCTAAAGCTGACGGCAAAGAAGAAGAGACCCGTGATCAGTTGTTTGAGAGGGACTACGAGCCGAGGGCAGATGCTTCAGCGGGATCAGTCGCACAAGTCGATCCTACATCACTGGTCAGTTCAAGTGTCACAGATCCACCGGGAGCTCCCGTGGCGAGGCCACCAGGAATGGAAGCCGTTTGTAATGTGGACTACTTTGAAGCATTCTCTTTGATTGATGACCACGCCCCAGGAAGTCCCACACTGGTCCCACCTCAGCTTGGACTTCCTAACCACAGGACTGTCACAGAGAAACCAGTGCAGGCAGAAGACATTTCAACATGTGAAGAACACGAAAAACCAGATGGCAATTGTCCAGGGGCACTGACCAGCGAGGTTCTAGAGGAATTCTTCTACAGCGGTACTGATGACAACCTCATGAGAAGCCACCTGGATCGGGAGGAAGCGCTTGGAGAAGCCAAGCTCTCGCCGCCTCTTTCTAAACTCAACGGATCGACTTTGTTTGGAAATGAAGAGGATGTCTTGACTCCGGTCTTTCTACCTGAAGGGCCACCCAAGATTGTCGACCCGATTTTGTTAGAGGAACCCAAAGCTATGGCTTTCCTGTACGACGACCTGTATGAGGAGGCAACTGGAAGTCGGAAAAGGGAAGAAGACACAGAGAGTGCGGCATCAGAAAAGTCGTTCCACAGCAGACATTCAGATCGGGAAGCCAGGGGCTACCTGGAGAAGTATGTCCTCATAGATGAGACACCTGTGGTGGAGGTGCAACCAGTTCCCGAGGACGGGCTTCCACTTTTATCCCAAGGATTTGCTGATTTCCCCCCCACGTCCCCCGAGGTAGAAATGCCAAACTCGGAGGAGGAAATTACGGATTTCTTCAGATCAAGTGCCAGTTCTTCTCCATGTGACATCAAGGCTTTTGTTGTTTCACAAGAAGACAACAACAGCCCGTCAACTATGGAATGTGTAGACACCGAAATCCCAGAAGTTCCCATTCCCATATTTGAGACTTCCTCTGAGCCTGACTGGGAAGAGATGGAtgttgatgacatcacttcAGAGGACATCAATGCTCTGGTGAATTTCAATCAACAGACGTGGCTGCAAGACTCTGAAGTGGTAAAACCATGTCCTCCACCTAGGAGAAAAACTAGATCCCCCCTGAAGGAGCGTCTGGCCCTCGCACCTCTGATCCCGGCAGAGGAAGGCCATACTGGGAAAgaacagcaagaagaagaacagcaAGAGGAAGAGAAAGAGGCAGAGGTACTTGTCAAGACTAGCAATGAGGAGGACGGAGATCAGGAAGTCCAGTTTCCTTCCGACGATCCTCAGATGGGCAACACATCCACCAACAAAGTTGAGAAACCAATTGAGGAAGAGGACATTGAAGTTTTGACACAAACACAACCTGAAGCAACAGAGTCTAAAAAGGTTCATCCCGAGAATTATTTGACGACTTTGCCAATCAAGCCAGCAAAAACAACTTGTAGAATTCTTTAG
- the dtwd2 gene encoding tRNA-uridine aminocarboxypropyltransferase 2: protein MEHISSSRPRSPTKDDDSPDTSSDDDRVDDAFGDLAALPVEVSERRPTCLRCRRPQKVCLCPFLPAQPLDVSTCLYIVQHPAEESRVLRTVPLLAACLPSGKCNVIIGRRFNEAKNPELAEVCRDSRTLILYPGPNSQNLEELVQRPEEGAKTHNIILIDGTWSQAKNIFLKNSMLHLPKQVQLNRSLSSQYVIRTQPSNICLSTLECAAVALSILECNDIFQEVLLRPLKALCSFQLEHGAQVHHSKEHLLKNGMYDKTMPKNKRKIKRLEKLATDRNCLLR, encoded by the exons ATGGAGCATATCTCCTCCAGCCGGCCACGCTCCCCCACGAAAGACGACGACTCCCCGGACACTTCGAGTGACGACGACCGCGTGGACGACGCGTTCGGCGACCTGGCGGCGCTACCGGTCGAGGTTAGCGAGCGAAGACCGACGTGTTTACGGTGCCG TCGCCCTCAGAAGGTGTGTCTGTGTCCCTTTCTACCCGCACAACCTCTGGACGTGTCCACATGTCTCTACATCGTACAGCACCCCGCAGAG GAGAGCAGAGTTCTTCGCACAGTACCTCTTCTCGCTGCATGTTTACCATCGGGAAAGTGCAACGTCATTATCGGGAGGCGCTTTAATGAGGCAAA GAACccggagctggctgaagtgtgCCGGGACAGCCGGACTCTGATCCTGTACCCGGGCCCAAACTCCCAGAACCTGGAGGAGTTGGTACAGCGACCAGAAGAGGGCGCCAAGACGCATAATATCATCCTTATCGATGGCACCTGGAGTCAGGCCAAGAACATTTTTctcaaaaacagcatgttgcatCTCCCCAAGCAG GTGCAGCTCAACAGAAGTCTTTCGAGCCAGTATGTGATCCGCACGCAGCCCTCCAACATCTGCTTGTCCACGCTAGAGTGCGCTGCCGTCGCTCTGTCCATCCTGGAGTGCAACGACATTTTCCAAGAG GTGCTGCTGAGGCCGCTGAAGGCCCTGTGCTCCTTCCAGCTGGAGCACGGCGCTCAGGTGCACCACAGCAAGGAGCACCTGCTGAAGAACGGCATGTACGACAAAACCATGCCCAAGAACAAGCGCAAGATCAAGAGGCTGGAGAAGCTCGCGACCGACCGCAACTGCTTGCTGAGATGA
- the LOC144034134 gene encoding cytotoxic granule associated RNA binding protein TIA1-like, translated as MDDDQPKTLYVGNLSRDVTEALILELFGQIGPCKSCKMIVDTAGHDPYCFVEFYEHRHAMATIAAMNGRKILGKEVKVNWATTPTSQKKDTSSHFHVFVGDLSPEITTDDIKAAFGPFGKISDCRVVKDMATGKSKGYGFVSFFNKWDAENAIQQMGGQWLGGRQIRTNWATRKPTPKTTNETSTTKQLSFDEVVNQSSPSNCTVYCGGVTAGLTEQIMRQTFSPFGQIMEIRVFPDKGYSFVRFNSHEAAAHAIVSVNGTSVEGFVVKCYWGKETTDMVSPIQQVQLPQSTVSFAAQPYNQWGQWYGNTQQIGQYVPNGWQVPSYSVYGQSWDQQCYNPLPSGAGWTGVSAVSNGSMVEPGQGVNGTMLANQAGTAGFHTH; from the exons ATGGACGATGACCAGCCAAAAACCCT GTACGTGGGGAACCTGTCGCGGGATGTGACGGAAGCACTTATCCTGGAGTTATTTGGCCAGATCGGACCATGCAAGAGTTGTAAAATGATCGTAGAT ACGGCGGGTCACGATCCGTACTGCTTTGTGGAATTCTATGAGCATAGACATGCCATGGCCACCATAGCGGCCATGAACGGCCGGAAAATTCTGGGTAAG GAAGTCAAGGTCAACTGGGCCACCACGCCGACCAGCCAAAAGAAGGACACGAGCA GTCACTTCCACGTTTTTGTCGGCGATCTAAGTCCTGAGATCACCACTGACGACATCAAGGCGGCTTTCGGTCCCTTTGGGAAAATATC AGATTGTCGAGTGGTGAAGGACATGGCCACCGGAAAGTCCAAAGGCTACGGTTTTGTGTCTTTCTTTAACAAATGG gaTGCGGAGAACGCCATCCAGCAGATGGGCGGCCAGTGGCTGGGAGGAAGGCAGATCAGGACCAACTGGGCCACACGGAAGCCCACACCCAAAACCACCAATGAAA CGAGCACCACGAAGCAGCTGTCCTTCGACGAGGTGGTCAACCAGTCCAGTCCCAGTAACTGCACCGTTTACTGCGGAGGGGTCACGGCAGGTCTCACTG AGCAAATCATGAGACAGACCTTCTCGCCTTTTGGACAAATCATGGAAATTCGCGTTTTCCCGGATAAGGGCTACTCGTTTGTGAG GTTCAACTCGCACGAGGCGGCCGCCCACGCCATCGTCTCCGTCAACGGCACGTCGGTGGAGGGCTTCGTGGTCAAGTGCTACTGGGGCAAGGAGACCACAGACATGGTCAGCCCCATCCAGCAGGTCCAGTTGCCTCAGAGCACGGTGAGCTTCGCGGCCCAGCCCTACAACCAGTGGGGGCAGTGGTACGGCAACACGCAGCAGATCGGCCAGTATGTGCCCAACGGCTGGCAGGTGCCCAGCTACAGCGTCTACGGGCAGAGCTGGGATCAGCAGTGCTACAA TCCTCTTCCTTCCGGCGCCGGGTGGACCGGCGTGAGCGCCGTCAGCAACGGCAGCATGGTGGAACCCGGCCAGGGCGTCAACGGCACCATGCTCGCCAACCAGGCCGGCACGGCTGGCTTCCACACCCACTGA
- the LOC144034133 gene encoding zinc finger protein 703-like: MLSAHIHSEYLQPLTPASVTIELDAKKSPLALLAQACSQIGKVDPPASSKESASPPSLKLGQQRPPSADKCSFKSYHKVGGDSGGGGEDQVSSSSLSDKMGFRVLGGTHWNTAKSPPYAPHPFSPSGGQGPKQRSGSAPPNPLGHSPNDERETGSPSSTSSDCGQSKKDTDARRPTSEGPHLANSGRSSDGGKAEPGHGCLTPISPYESAHPLIPLPPSNVVYHSSVVGPYAGYPPRLGPELPRSSPLAGSSPPFFMQGPCRDPYCLSYPNVPHHSSSGLKSSFPLVYAAHPAHPLYSYLVPSDSLARWESARGPCDKRFTASDELLARLRAHNAVTLEVDPKVPSSAPALCHVSHMSGSGGFLRAPHGMGVARYHPYSNKVHLSSGPSAMSVHSLPATSPYYPHYAFYNQRLGPPSTLGYQ; this comes from the exons ATGTTGAGCGCGCACATTCACTCGGAATACCTGCAGCCGCTCACGCCAGCTTCGGTCACAATCGAG ctGGACGCGAAGAAGAGTCCGCTGGCCCTACTGGCCCAGGCATGCTCGCAGATTGGGAAAGTGGATCCTCCGGCCTCCTCCAAGGAAAGCGCCTCACCTCCCAGCTTGAAGCTGGGACAACAGCGCCCCCCTTCGGCGGACAAGTGCAGCTTCAAGTCCTACCACAAAGTGGGCGGGGACTCCGGCGGAGGCGGCGAAGACCAAGTAAGCAGCAGCAGTTTGTCGGATAAAATGGGATTCAGGGTCCTCGGCGGCACTCATTGGAATACCGCCAAATCGCCGCCGTACGCGCCCCACCCCTTCTCGCCGAGCGGTGGGCAGGGACCCAAGCAGCGGTCGGGTAGCGCGCCGCCCAACCCGCTGGGCCACTCGCCAAATGATGAGCGTGAGACTGGAAGTCCGAGCAGCACGAGTAGCGACTGCGGACAGTCCAAAAAAGACACTGACGCAAGAAGGCCCACCTCGGAGGGTCCGCACCTTGCCAACTCCGGACGCAGTTCAGATGGCGGCAAAGCCGAGCCCGGCCACGGGTGCCTTACGCCCATTTCTCCCTACGAGTCGGCGCATCCTCTCATCCCCTTGCCCCCGTCCAACGTGGTCTACCACAGCTCTGTGGTGGGCCCCTACGCCGGCTACCCGCCTCGGTTGGGTCCCGAGCTCCCCAGATCAAGCCCTCTCGCGGGGTCCTCGCCGCCCTTCTTCATGCAGGGCCCGTGCCGGGATCCGTACTGCCTCAGTTACCCCAACGTTCCCCACCATAGCAGCAGCGGTCTCAAGTCCAGCTTTCCCCTCGTGTACGCCGCTCATCCGGCGCACCCCCTCTACTCGTACCTCGTCCCCAGTGACTCCCTCGCCCGCTGGGAGTCAGCCAGGGGTCCGTGCGACAAGCGCTTTACCGCGTCTGACGAGCTCCTGGCTCGCCTGCGCGCGCACAACGCCGTGACCTTAGAGGTGGACCCCAAGGTGCCATCCTCGGCACCTGCCCTTTGTCACGTATCCCACATGAGCGGTTCAGGGGGCTTCCTCCGAGCGCCGCACGGTATGGGAGTAGCTCGCTATCACCCCTACAGTAATAAGGTCCATTTGTCATCCGGACCCTCCGCCATGTCCGTGCATTCTTTGCCTGCCACGAGCCCGTACTACCCGCACTATGCCTTCTACAACCAAAGACTGGGACCCCCGTCAACTTTGGGCTACCAATGA